From the Scylla paramamosain isolate STU-SP2022 chromosome 15, ASM3559412v1, whole genome shotgun sequence genome, one window contains:
- the LOC135107341 gene encoding uncharacterized protein LOC135107341 isoform X2: MEGCPILVFIRRGSGVTSITVFTDTANMKTCTLLVHPLLMVGMLAVSLAAGVTLQDTHRLQDTYLEEQLQAYLETNPSVLLDLYPDLLREASQVLVVVDPETVVEMLRKQYAAAAPEAQTEKEEMKEEEETETHDGKQEDQKDEHDRRKRQATFGFGMNRGSHGFGITFLHRFRR, encoded by the exons ATGGAGGGATGCCCCATTTTGGTATTTATAAGGCGAGGCTCAGGAGTTACCAGCATCACAGTTTTCACTGACACAGCCAACATGAAGACCTGTACACTCCTCGTCCATCCCCTCCTGATGGTGGGGATGCTGGCGGTTTCCTTGGCCGCGGGTGTCACTCTTCAGGACACACACAGACTGCAGGACACCTATTTGGAGGAGCAGCTGCAGGCGTATCTAGAGACCAATCCTTCTGTGTTGCTTGACCTGTACCCAGACCTTCTGCGTGAAGCCTCCCAGGTGTTGGTGGTCGTTGATCCCGAAACGGTGGTGGAGATGCTGAGGAAGCAATATGCGGCGGCAGCGCCGGAGGCCCAaacggaaaaggaggagatgaaggaggaggaggagacggagacaCATGATGGAAAGCAGGAGGATCAAAAGGACGAGCACGACCGCAGAAAGAGACAGGCCACCTTTGGCTTTGGGATGAACCGCGG GTCCCATGGGTTCGGGATCACCTTTTTGCACAGATTCCGTCGCTAG
- the LOC135107341 gene encoding uncharacterized protein LOC135107341 isoform X1, with translation MEGCPILVFIRRGSGVTSITVFTDTANMKTCTLLVHPLLMVGMLAVSLAAGVTLQDTHRLQDTYLEEQLQAYLETNPSVLLDLYPDLLREASQVLVVVDPETVVEMLRKQYAAAAPEAQTEKEEMKEEEETETHDGKQEDQKDEHDRRKRQATFGFGMNRGPYGRNYQANVGYQRRFNSGRSSFGVHGHKNWGASGRSHGFGITFLHRFRR, from the exons ATGGAGGGATGCCCCATTTTGGTATTTATAAGGCGAGGCTCAGGAGTTACCAGCATCACAGTTTTCACTGACACAGCCAACATGAAGACCTGTACACTCCTCGTCCATCCCCTCCTGATGGTGGGGATGCTGGCGGTTTCCTTGGCCGCGGGTGTCACTCTTCAGGACACACACAGACTGCAGGACACCTATTTGGAGGAGCAGCTGCAGGCGTATCTAGAGACCAATCCTTCTGTGTTGCTTGACCTGTACCCAGACCTTCTGCGTGAAGCCTCCCAGGTGTTGGTGGTCGTTGATCCCGAAACGGTGGTGGAGATGCTGAGGAAGCAATATGCGGCGGCAGCGCCGGAGGCCCAaacggaaaaggaggagatgaaggaggaggaggagacggagacaCATGATGGAAAGCAGGAGGATCAAAAGGACGAGCACGACCGCAGAAAGAGACAGGCCACCTTTGGCTTTGGGATGAACCGCGG GCCCTACGGAAGGAACTACCAAGCAAATGTTGGCTACCAGCGTCGTTTCAACAGCGGCAGGTCATCCTTCGGCGTGCACGGCCACAAGAACTGGGGCGCCagcgggag GTCCCATGGGTTCGGGATCACCTTTTTGCACAGATTCCGTCGCTAG